The following nucleotide sequence is from uncultured Draconibacterium sp..
ACTGTTTTGGTACTTTTCTCACCGTCTTTCTGGAAAGAATAAAAGATTAAAATTCTAGTTCCCCTTTACCCTGCCGTACAATGGTAGGTTCATCCGATGTGCAATCAATAATTGTTGAGGGTACCAGTTCTCCGTAGCCACCATCAATTACAACATCTGCTATTTCCCCGTATTTTTCATGAATAAGTTCAGGGTCGGTTGTATACTCCAGAATTTCATCTTCGTCGTGCACCGACGTCGACATAATTGGATTGCCCAGTTCACTCACAATCTCGCGAATGATATTATTATCCGGAATGCGGATTCCAACCGTTTTTTTCTTTCCTTTAAAATAACGGGGAACATTATTGTTTGCATTTAAAATAAAAGTAAATGGCCCGGGTAAATTTTTACGAATTAGTTTAAAAATCGAATTTGAGATGGGCTTCGTATAATCCGACAGATGACTAAAATCGCTGCATATAAAAGAAAAATTACTTTTTTCTATTTGAATTCCCTTATAACGTGCAACCTTTTCAACTGCTTTCTGATTCGTAATATCGCAGCCCAAACCATAAACTGTGTCAGTAGGATAAACAATTACTCCCCCATTTCGTAAAATCTCAACAATTTTTCGAACTTCTCGTGGATTTGGATTTTCGTTAAATAAGCGAAGCAGCATAGTTTTTTCTAATTTTGAGCGCTAAAATTAGTTTTTTAAGTTAAAACTCAGGTTCTAAATAACTGATATTCGAACATTTTTGGTTTAAGAACATACGAAAAAGCAACACAAAAATACATATGCAACGCAAGATTATTGAAACCGGAGATGGTTCAAAAACCCTTTTTATTGCCGAAATGGATGAACAATACCACTCGGTTAACGGAGCCATAACCGAATCGGAATTTGTGTATCTTAACAATGGTTTCAGGCACAATCAGTCGCCCAACCCCATCGTTCTTGAGATTGGTTTCGGAACGGGACTAAATGCACTGTTAACAGCCATTGAAGCAGAAAAAACACACCGAAAAACAACTTATATTACTTTAGAAAAATTCCCGGTTAAACCAGAAGAAATACAGCAGCTTAATTATGGCAGTTTGATTTCGGAACAAGCTGAAAAAATTTATTC
It contains:
- a CDS encoding L-threonylcarbamoyladenylate synthase — its product is MLLRLFNENPNPREVRKIVEILRNGGVIVYPTDTVYGLGCDITNQKAVEKVARYKGIQIEKSNFSFICSDFSHLSDYTKPISNSIFKLIRKNLPGPFTFILNANNNVPRYFKGKKKTVGIRIPDNNIIREIVSELGNPIMSTSVHDEDEILEYTTDPELIHEKYGEIADVVIDGGYGELVPSTIIDCTSDEPTIVRQGKGELEF